AAGGTGGGGCCTCAGCAGAGAGTGCACTCCTGGGATGAGGCTCAGACAGCCATGCTCCATCCCTGCTTTCTCCTATCCCCACCTGGTCTGTAACAGAACACTTACCTGGGCACAGATTGTGGAGATGGGGGAGGATCTGCAGTCGGGCTTCAAGCCTGGGACCTTGAACCTGACAATCCCTTGGTTCTTGGAAGCTGAGGACTCCAGGCAGCAATGCTGGAAACAGGGCCAGTAGATGCATCCGGGGCCACAGAGGCTGGTGCCATTCAGGGGCAGGATGATGTCATTGTCACAGCACTGCTTGAAGGGGTTGTAAATCTGGTCCCCACATCTGGGTGCTGGCTGGCACAGCAATGGACCAGTATCTGGGATGAGTCACAGCTGGATGACCTACACAGGACAGCCGAGGACCCCACCCACAgcccatcccctccctcctcagtgTGGTCCATTCTCACCTGTGGCTCCCGCTGAGTGCAGGAGTACAGAAACCAGGACTGCagctgaggaagagaagggaaggaaggatgatgTGCAAGGTGGAGCcagcaggccagaagggggtgccaGAGAGTCATTTGAGTCTAATAGCTCAGGGTGGATTTGACACTGATAGGAGTACTGGGATGGGAATGACATGTGAGGAAATGCAGGGAAGGCTCCAGGAAGATGGTGATTGAAAGTCACAGACTTGAGGATTGCAACACAGTCAGAGAGGCTAGGAAGGTTGCTTGGCGGGAGTGGGGGATGAGGTGTAGGGGTGGGGACGGGGGCTGTGCCAGGGGTGGGGCTGGcaacagaacaagaaagaaa
The sequence above is drawn from the Peromyscus leucopus breed LL Stock chromosome 1, UCI_PerLeu_2.1, whole genome shotgun sequence genome and encodes:
- the Igfl4 gene encoding insulin growth factor-like family member 4 yields the protein MMIGILAAVLVSVLLHSAGATDTGPLLCQPAPRCGDQIYNPFKQCCDNDIILPLNGTSLCGPGCIYWPCFQHCCLESSASKNQGIVRFKVPGLKPDCRSSPISTICAQEPHPTSSQIDLTSSRTS